Genomic segment of Mycolicibacterium sarraceniae:
GGTTGCCCGAGTCGACGATGTCGGCGGGGGCGATGCATTCACGGGTCTATCCGACCTGATGGGGTATCTCGTTAAGCTGCACACATGCGAGTTGCGGTCCTGGGAGCCAGAGGAAAAGTCGGAACCACCATGTCCGAGGCAGTGCGCGCGGCCGACGATCTCACCCTGAGCGCCGAGGTCGACGCCGGTGACGCGCTGGAGTTACTTACCGACAGCGATACCGAAGTGGTTATCGACTTCACACACCCCGACGTGGTGATGGATAACCTGAAGTTCCTCATCGACAACGGAATCCACGCCGTCGTCGGCACCACCGGCTTCACCGACGAGCGCATCGGCACGGTTCGCTCGTGGCTGGCCGACAAGCCCGAATCCGCTGTGCTGATCGCGCCCAACTTCGCGATCGGTGCGGTGCTGTCCATGCACTTCGCGCAGAAGGCCGCGCCGTACTTCGAATCGGTGGAAGTCATCGAACTGCACCACCCGCACAAGGCCGACGCCCCGTCGGGGACCGCGACGCGCACCGCCAAGTTGATTGCCGACGCGCGAAAAGACTTGCCGCCCAACCCCGATGCCACCAGCACGGGACTCGAGGGCGCGCGTGGCGCCGACGTCGACGGCATTCCGGTGCACTCCATTCGGCTGACCGGGTTGGTCGCGCACCAAGAGGTGCTCTTCGGCACACTAGGCGAGACGTTGACCATCCGGCACGACAGCCTGGACCGCACCTCGTTCGTTCCCGGCGTCCTGCTCGCCGTCCGTCAGGTTGCGGCGCGGCCCGGGCTCACCATCGGAATCGAACCGCTGCTCGACCTGTGAATCCCGCACT
This window contains:
- the dapB gene encoding 4-hydroxy-tetrahydrodipicolinate reductase, whose amino-acid sequence is MRVAVLGARGKVGTTMSEAVRAADDLTLSAEVDAGDALELLTDSDTEVVIDFTHPDVVMDNLKFLIDNGIHAVVGTTGFTDERIGTVRSWLADKPESAVLIAPNFAIGAVLSMHFAQKAAPYFESVEVIELHHPHKADAPSGTATRTAKLIADARKDLPPNPDATSTGLEGARGADVDGIPVHSIRLTGLVAHQEVLFGTLGETLTIRHDSLDRTSFVPGVLLAVRQVAARPGLTIGIEPLLDL